A window of the Lolium perenne isolate Kyuss_39 chromosome 7, Kyuss_2.0, whole genome shotgun sequence genome harbors these coding sequences:
- the LOC139833561 gene encoding uncharacterized protein, which yields MAGSGGDAAVRGYGDKEWRESGKMERNPSCVTDSPAPHPFRLHPVAAGAPQHPGFGLRSLDAGLFADKTDRIKFILAAAISFVVDAMASSSSAQIINLGSPPSDKLTRANYSGWRAQVLPPIRGARLFGLLDGSDAAPPETLEVPPADKTADDQTPTTINNPAYDSWISRDQIVLGYLLQSIGSEVLPHVQRIETAAGVWQAVEEMFASSCQAKVTNLRIALANTKKLQMSTDAFLTKMQSIVDELAAAGEPIRTSEHVSFILAGLGGQYNSLVAALGAVTTPLTLPSLYAQLRAYDQRQDMLSGTADADFETSTNAAQRQGRGRTTNRSRGDYGDRGDRGNYDRRDQRRDDRRDGHRDDYKPRQGRHAAKDCWWRFQEDDDDSDDKEAHVASYGVDTNWYQDTGATHHITGELNNMTVRDKYRGNDRVNTAGGQGMSISHVGKSIHLHPNAGAQLRKEILLLDPSLHNFEHGNEHFDDPHDDNNHATNLASSVPLVVSQDAAGRARGAPENLGLNGAPNSENSSPEITAEGDNSAEHEVDSASQSTPGSPSSDRASCPSAASPNAPHARASAASDAATRPSGSSVASRRVSASSTNPHTPTSSSGSSAASDGTTANQSLDSAAAGPPGSSVPGRSVEPAAAADLPRRATCASQGIRRPKQYSDGTVRWLLSTTKTEPPDLHSALADPRWKQAMDEEFQALQTNQTWRLVPPKHGTNVIDCRWIYKVKHKADGAVDRYKARLVAKGFKQRYGIDYEDTFSPVVKIATVRLVLAIAVSRGWSLRQLDVKNAFLHGVLEEEVYMRQPPGYEDRGKMNYVCKLDKALYGLKQAPRAWYSRLSSQLIHYGFVASKSDTSLFIFHKPNVSIYMLIYVDDIIVASSSSAATDALLKVLSGQFALKDLGDLHYFLGIEVHKVDDGIVLNQTKYAQDVLARVGMTHCSGSPTPLSSSEKITAREGDLLGPEDSTNYRSMVGALQYLTLTRPDISYAINKVCQYLHAPTTVHWTAAKRILRYVKHTLSMGITFMKSNSSLVSAFSDADWAGCPDDRRSTRGFAVIFGPNLISWSAKKQATVSRSSTEAEYKSVANATAEIIWVQSLLKELGVKLRQPPCLWCDNLGATYLSANPVFHARAKHIEIDFHFVRERVLRRQLEIRFIPSKDQVADGFTKPLPVRSFEEFRFNLNLRKL from the exons ATGGCGGGGTCTGGGGGGGACGCCGCGGTCAGGGGATATGGCGACAAGGAATGGAGGGAAAGTGGAAAAATGGAGAGAAATCCGTCTTGTGTCACCGACAGCCCGGCCCCACATCCTTTTCGCCTCCATCCGGTGGCCGCAGGCGCTCCCCAGCACCCTGGGTTCGGCCTGCGATCGCTAGAT GCCGGCCTCTTCGCCGACAAAACTGATCGCATCAAGTTCATCCTCGCCGCCGCCATCTCCTTCGTCGTCGACGCCATGGCTTCGTCGTCGTCTGCTCAGATCATCAACCTGGGCTCCCCGCCGTCTGACAAGCTGACGCGGGCGAACTACTCTGGATGGCGTGCCCAAGTCCTTCCTCCGATCCGTGGTGCTCGGCTCTTCGGCCTCCTTGACGGCAGCGATGCCGCACCTCCTGAAACTCTGGAGGTTCCACCGGCCGACAAAACAGCTGACGATCAAACGCCCACGACAATCAACAACCCAGCCTACGATTCCTGGATCTCCCGTGACCAGATCGTATTAGGCTATCTCCTTCAGTCGATTGGATCTGAGGTTCTCCCTCATGTTCAGAGAATCGAGACTGCCGCCGGTGTCTGGCAGGCAGTTGAGGAGATGTTTGCATCATCCTGCCAGGCCAAGGTCACGAACCTTCGAATTGCGCTGGCGAATACCAAGAAACTTCAGATGAGCACCGACGCCTTCCTCACCAAGATGCAGAGCATCGTCGACGagcttgcagctgccggcgagccCATCCGCACTTCTGAACATGTTTCGTTCATCCTTGCGGGTCTTGGAGGGCAGTACAATTCCCTGGTCGCAGCTCTGGGCGCGGTCACCACGCCCTTGACACTGCCGTCCCTCTATGCCCAGCTGCGGGCGTATGACCAGCGTCAAGACATGCTCAGCGGCACAGCAGATGCCGACTTCGAGACGTCCACGAACGCCGCCCAGCGCCAAGGCCGTGGACGCACAACAAACCGCTCCCGCGGTGACTACGGTGACCGCGGTGACCGCGGAAACTACGATCGACGTGATCAGCGCCGTGATGATAGGCGTGATGGTCACCGCGACGACTATAAGCCTCGCCAGGGAC GTCATGCTGCCAAGGATTGCTGGTGGCGCTTCCAGGAGGACGATGACGACTCTGATGACAAGGAGGCCCATGTTGCTTCATACGGAGTCGATACAAACTGGTACCAGGACACTGGTGCTACCCATCATATCACCGGGGAACTCAACAACATGACGGTCCGTGACAAGTATCGCGGCAATGACAGGGTCAACACTGCAGGTGGTCAGGGTATGTCTATATCTCATGTTGGTAAATCAATT CATCTTCATCCAAATGCTGGTGCCCAACTTCGCAAAGAAATTTTGCTTCTTGATCCTTCTCTACACAATTTTGAGCATGGGAACGAACATtttgatgatccacatgatgataATAACcatgctactaaccttgcctccAGTGTCCCTCTTGTTGTTTCCCAGGATGCTGCAGGTCGGGCTAGAGGTGCTCCAGAAAATTTGGGGCTAAATGGTGCTCCAAACTCTGAAAATAGCTCACCTGAAATAACAGCAGAAGGAGACAACAGCGCTGAACACGAGGTGGATTCTGCCAGTCAATCCACCCCGGGATCGCCGTCCTCGGATCGCGCGTCCTGTCCCTCTGCTGCCAGTCCCAATGCGCCGCACGCGCGCGCCTCTGCCGCGTCAGACGCGGCCACCCGCCCGTCCGGATCGTCTGTGGCGTCTCGGCGTGTGTCTGCCTCGTCGACCAATCCGCACACGCCCACATCGTCGTCTGGATCTTCTGCGGCCTCTGACGGGACCACAGCCAATCAGTCCCTAGATTCTGCTGCTGCTGGTCCGCCGGGATCGTCTGTGCCTGGTCGCTCTGTAgaacctgctgctgctgctgatcTTCCGCGCCGTGCTACATGCGCTTCGCAGGGAATTCGTCGTCCGAAGCAGTATTCTGACGGCACCGTCCGCTGGCTTCTGTCTACCACTAAGACTGAACCGCCAGACTTGCACTCTGCATTGGCTGATCCAAGATGGAAGCAAGCCATGGATGAAGAATTTCAAGCTTTGCAAACAAATCAAACATGGAGACTTGTACCTCCGAAGCATGGTACTAATGTTATTGACTGTAGATGGATCTACAAGGTTAAACATAAAGCTGATGGGGCTGTTGATCGTTACAAGGCTCGTCTGGTTGCTAAAGGCTTCAAACAACGCTATGGCATTGACTACGAAGACACTTTCAGTCCAGTTGTCAAGATTGCTACAGTTCGACTTGTTCTTGCTATTGCTGTTTCTCGAGGATGGAGTTTGCGACAGTTGGATGTCAAGAAtgcgtttcttcatggtgttctcGAAGAGGAAGTCTATATGCGCCAGCCTCCTGGCTATGAAGACAGGGGGAAGATGAATTATGTGTGCAAACTGGACAAGGCTTTGTATGGACTGAAACAAGCACCAAGAGCGTGGTACTCTCGTCTCAGCTCTCAACTCATTCACTATGGGTTTGTTGCATCTAAGTCTGATACGTCTCTATTCATATTTCATAAGCCCAATGTCAGCATATACATGTtgatctatgttgatgatatcatagtTGCCAGTTCTTCTTCTGCTGCCACAGATGCTCTACTCAAGGTTCTCAGTGGTCAGTTTGCCTTGAAGGATCTAGGTGATCTTCATTATTTCTTGGGTATTGAAGTTCACaaagttgatgatggtatagtacTTAATCAGACAAAGTATGCTCAGGATGTCCTTGCTAGAGTGGGTATGACACATTGCTCAGGCTCTCCTACACCATTGTCTTCTTCAGAAAAGATAACAGCAAGGGAGGGTGACTTATTGGGTCCCGAAGACAGCACCAATTATCGCAGTATGGTAGGTGCGCTTCAGTATTTGACCCTTACACGTCCTGATATTTCATATGCTATTAACAAGGTGTGTCAGTATCTGCATGCTCCCACTACAGTACATTGGACTGCTGCAAAGCGCATATTGAGATATGTGAAGCATACACTTAGCATGGGAATTACTTTCATGAAGTCCAACTCCTCATTGGTCAGTGCTTTCTCAGATGCTGACTGGGCAGGTTGTCCAGATGATCGCAGGTCAACTAGAGGTTTTGCTGTGATTTTTGGACCAAACTTAATTTCCTGGAGTGCTAAGAAGCAGGCTACTGTCTCCAGGTCTAGTACAGAGGCAGAGTATAAGTCAGTGGCTAATGCAACAGCTGAAATAATTTGGGTACAGTCTCTTCTTAAAGAACTTGGAGTTAAGTTGAGGCAACCACCATGTTTATGGTGTGATAATCTTGGAGCTACATACttgtcagcaaatccagtgtttcatGCAAGAGCTAAACACATTGAGATAGATTTCCATTTCGTCAGAGAAAGAGTGTTGAGGAGACAACTTGAGATACGGTTTATTCCATCAAAAGATCAAGTGGCTGATGGGTTCACTAAACCGCTTCCTGTGAGAAGTTTTGAGGAGTTCAGGTTTAATCTCAACTTGAGAAAGTTgtga